GCGCGACGCAGTGGACTGCTGGAGCGGGTGCGAAGCTCGCTGGAGGCCGCCGGCCTGCGCGTCGTGCTGCACGAGGGCGTGCGCCCCAACCCCGTGCTCAGCCACGTGCGGGCGGGCATTGAATTGGCCCGTGCCGAGGGCGTCGAGCTGGTGGTGGCCGTGGGCGGCGGCAGCGTGCTGGACAGCGCCAAGGCTGTGGCGGCAGGTGCCTGCGCCGGGCACGACGTCTGGGACTTCTTCTGCGGCCAGGCCCAGGTGCAGGCCGCCCTGCCCCTGGTGGCCGTGCTGACCCTGGCCGCCACGGGCAGCGAGATGAACGGCGGCGGCGTGGTCACCCGCGAGGAAACCCGGGAGAAGCTGCCCTTCTCGTCGCCGCACTGCTTCCCGCGGGTCAGCCTGCTGGACCCCGCCCTGACCCTCGACGTGCCCGCCGACCAGACGGCCAACGGCCTGGCCGACGCCTTCGCCCACCTGCTGGAACCCTACCTGAGCGGCACGGATCCACGTCCCGTGGTCCAGCTGGAGCTGAAGGAGGCGCTGTTCCGCTGCCTGCTGGACAGCGGCGCGCGCCTGCGCGCGGATCTGCGCGACCTCGAGGCCCGGGCGGACATGATGTGGACGGCCACCCTGGCCCTGAACGGCGTCACCAGCGTGGGAATCGGCGCCACCCTCTGGCCCCTGCACCTGATCGAGCACAGCGTTTCCGCGCTGACGGACATCGCCCACGGCGCGGGGCTATCCGCGCTGACCCCCGGCTGGCTGCGCTGGCGCCTGGAGCAGGTGGACGCCGAGACGATCCAGTCCCGGGTCACCCGGCTGGGCGAGCGCGTGTTCGGCCTGACGGGGGGCGGACCCGCCGCGACCATCGGCGCCCTGGAGTCCTGGTACCGCTCCGTGGGCGCCCCGGCCAGCCTGACGGAGGCCGGCGTGGATCCGGCGCTCCACCCCGCCATCGCAGCCAACGCCGCGCGCACGGCCCGCGCCTGGGGCATGGCCCTGTACTCGGAGCCGGCGCTGGTCGAGATCCTGCGGCGCGCCGCCGGAGCCTGAGGAGCGGGCGGCGGCAACCGCCGACCAGGCCCTGACCCCAACCGGATGACAACTGGGAGAAAGGACAATCTGTGGCAACTGAGACGACTGGCGAAGCCCGCCGCCCGGTGATCCTCTCGGGCATCCAGCCCAGCGGAAAACTGATGTTCGGCAATTACCTGGGCGCCATGCGCAACTGGGTGCGCATGCAGGAGGACCACGACTGCTTCTACATGCTGGTGGACCTGCACGCCATCACGGTCTGGCAGAAACCCGCGGACCTGCGGCGCAACACGCTGGAGTCGCTGGCCCTCTATCTGGCGGCGGGCATCGACCCGGAGCGCCACACGGTCTTCATCCAGAGCCACGTGCCCGAGCACTCGGAGCTGGCCTGGATCCTCAACTGCATCGCCCCGCTGGGCCAGCTGCAGCGCATGACCCAGTTCAAGGACAAGTCCCTCAAACACGAGAAGAACTTGAACGCGGGCTTGCTCAACTATCCCGTGCTGATGGCCGCGGACATCCTGCTCTACAACGCCGACAAGGTGCCCGTGGGCGAAGATCAGAAGCAGCACCTGGAGCTGGCCCGCGACCTGGCCGGGCGCTTCAACCATCTCTACAGCGAGACCTTCACGCTGCCCGAGCCCTGGATCCCGCCGCGCTCCGAGGGCGCGCGGGTCATGAGCCTGCAGGAGCCCACGGCCAAGATGTCCAAGTCGGACACCGACCCCAACGGCGTGCTCTTCCTGCTGGATCCGCCGGCGGAGATCAGGGCCAAGATCCGTCGCGCGGTGACGGATTCCGGCGACAGCATCAGCTATGATCCCGAGGGCCGCCCGGGCGTGAGCAATCTGATGACGCTGTTCAAGGCGGTCACGGGGGAGGAGTTTGCCAGCCTGGAGCAGCGCTTCGCGGGCAAGGGCTACGGCGCCTTCAAAGAGGAGTTGGGCGAGGCTCTGGTGGCCTACCTGAGTCCCATCCAGCAGCGCACGCGCGAACTGCTGGGCGACAAGGCGCAGCTCGAGGCGCTGCTCAAACAGGGCGCGGAAAAGGCCCGCTGGCGGGCCCGCCGCATGTTGGACAAGGTCCAGCGCAAGGTGGGTTTCCTCCCGCGCTGAGCGCGCCTGCCGCGCTGAGGGCCCTTGTCGCGCCGGGCGCACACTCCACAAACTGGCAAGTCAACAGGGGCCGTAAGGCCCCTTTCTCATGTGTGTGGGATCTGAGCGGCGGGTCCCGGACGGGTCTCAGCCCGCCGTGGTCAGCGAGCGCAGCAGGAGCAGGATCTGGCTGTGGGCAGCGTCCCGGGAGAACGGGCACTTGGGGTCGGCCCACTGGTGGATGAGCTGGCGCACGGCGCCGAAGACCAGGTAGCGCTGAATGCGCGGGTCCATCCCGGGCTTGAGGCCGGCGTCGTGCAGGGTTTGCTCCAGCAGATCCATGAAGCGCTGGAACAGGTCCGACAGGTCGCCTTCCCACTTGTGCATCCAGAAGCTTTGTTCGTTGACGAACACGCGGGCCAGGTTGCTGTCCGCGCTGAAGCGGTCGAAGACCGCGTCCACCATGCGCTCCAGCCGCTCAGCGGAAGGGATCTCCTCCTGGGCGGCCAGTTCGTTCAGGGCCGCCAGGATGCGGCTCCACATGTCGCGAAAGATGGAGTGGAGCAGGTCCTCCTTGCTCTCGAAGTAATTGTACACGCTGCCCGTGGCCACGCCAGCCACCCGGGCGATCCGCGCCACCTTGGCCTCGGCGAAACCCTGGTCCGCGAAGACCTGTACCGCCGCCTGCAGGATGGCGCTGTGCTTGTCTCCGGTCTTCTGTCGCATGGGATCTCCCTCACCGCTCGGCGCAATGTTTTGATTCAGCGCGGATGGATCAAGTTCGCGGCTCCTAAGATTGCGTTCCAGAGCTTGACAGGGAAGCCCAATTCGGAAAGAAATCCCATTGCTTGAAGGGTCGCCGGAACGGAAAATTCTGTCTACCCGCACATCCATGCGCATACGGGGATCTATTTGGTTTCCCCCGAGTGCC
This genomic interval from Candidatus Delongbacteria bacterium contains the following:
- a CDS encoding iron-containing alcohol dehydrogenase; this encodes MQPFMFHNPTRIEFGAGAADKVGPACAGLGRTALLLAGQGSARRSGLLERVRSSLEAAGLRVVLHEGVRPNPVLSHVRAGIELARAEGVELVVAVGGGSVLDSAKAVAAGACAGHDVWDFFCGQAQVQAALPLVAVLTLAATGSEMNGGGVVTREETREKLPFSSPHCFPRVSLLDPALTLDVPADQTANGLADAFAHLLEPYLSGTDPRPVVQLELKEALFRCLLDSGARLRADLRDLEARADMMWTATLALNGVTSVGIGATLWPLHLIEHSVSALTDIAHGAGLSALTPGWLRWRLEQVDAETIQSRVTRLGERVFGLTGGGPAATIGALESWYRSVGAPASLTEAGVDPALHPAIAANAARTARAWGMALYSEPALVEILRRAAGA
- the trpS gene encoding tryptophan--tRNA ligase, which translates into the protein MATETTGEARRPVILSGIQPSGKLMFGNYLGAMRNWVRMQEDHDCFYMLVDLHAITVWQKPADLRRNTLESLALYLAAGIDPERHTVFIQSHVPEHSELAWILNCIAPLGQLQRMTQFKDKSLKHEKNLNAGLLNYPVLMAADILLYNADKVPVGEDQKQHLELARDLAGRFNHLYSETFTLPEPWIPPRSEGARVMSLQEPTAKMSKSDTDPNGVLFLLDPPAEIRAKIRRAVTDSGDSISYDPEGRPGVSNLMTLFKAVTGEEFASLEQRFAGKGYGAFKEELGEALVAYLSPIQQRTRELLGDKAQLEALLKQGAEKARWRARRMLDKVQRKVGFLPR
- a CDS encoding TetR/AcrR family transcriptional regulator; translation: MRQKTGDKHSAILQAAVQVFADQGFAEAKVARIARVAGVATGSVYNYFESKEDLLHSIFRDMWSRILAALNELAAQEEIPSAERLERMVDAVFDRFSADSNLARVFVNEQSFWMHKWEGDLSDLFQRFMDLLEQTLHDAGLKPGMDPRIQRYLVFGAVRQLIHQWADPKCPFSRDAAHSQILLLLRSLTTAG